GATTTGCACCAGCACGGCGTTGACGGACGGATTGATGCTCTGGGACGCGATCACCGCGTCGAGCAACCCGGGCGTGCCCGGGCGGTTGAAAGCCGGATTGGCGGTGGTGCGCCGGCGTTGTTGAGCGATGGCATCGTTGTCCTTGAGGAACTGCGCCTCCTGCGCGTCCTTCAGCGGGATGAAGACCATCGGATCGCCATTAGATGAGACCATGCGCCTGGTCAGCCCGACTACGGTGTAAAGGTTTCGGCGAATCTGGATGCGTTCGCCGAGCCGGAACTTGGTGGCCACATCGGCGACGGCCTCGTAGTGTCCCCGAGTGATTTGTCGGCCAGCGACCAGATACCCGGGCTGGCCGGGTTCACCGGGATCGCCGGGCACGACCCCGACGACCATGGCGCGCACATCCGTTTCTCCCTGGCGCACCTGCATGGTGAGATAGGTGACGTTGGCCGCGCGCGCCACGCCGGGCATGCCCAGAATGCCGCGATAGGCATCGTCAGGCAGGCTGGACGGCTCGGCATACGGACCAAGCGTGTCCTTCTGCACCACCCACAGGTCCGCGCCGCTGTTGTCGAGCAGCGCCTTGGCGTCGTCCACCATGCCGCGGTAAACCCCCGCCATGGTCAGCGTCACGCCGATCAACAGGCCCAGCCCCACGCCGGTGAAGACGAACTTGCCCCACGAATGCAGAATGTCCCGTCCCGCGAGGCTGATCATGGCGATACTCCCGGCAGGCGCTCGACGATCTTCACGCGGGTGTGGGCGCCGAGCGAGCGCTGGCTATGGACCACCACGCGAGCGCCCGGCTCGAGTCCATCGAGAATCTGCGCCCGGCCCTCAAGGTCGATCGCGCCCAACTTGATCGGGGCAAACCGCAGCGA
This portion of the Candidatus Didemnitutus sp. genome encodes:
- a CDS encoding ABC transporter permease codes for the protein MISLAGRDILHSWGKFVFTGVGLGLLIGVTLTMAGVYRGMVDDAKALLDNSGADLWVVQKDTLGPYAEPSSLPDDAYRGILGMPGVARAANVTYLTMQVRQGETDVRAMVVGVVPGDPGEPGQPGYLVAGRQITRGHYEAVADVATKFRLGERIQIRRNLYTVVGLTRRMVSSNGDPMVFIPLKDAQEAQFLKDNDAIAQQRRRTTANPAFNRPGTPGLLDAVIASQSINPSVNAVLVQILPGHTAEEVAEPIRRWKRLQVYTRAQMEDLLVRKLIATSAKQIGMFLVILAIVSAAIVAFIIYTLTLGKIREIAVLKLIGTKNRTIAGMIMQQAVGLGVIGFVVGKIAATVWAPIFPKFVLLEPGDTAWGFVALMVICVLASVLAIRAALKVDPAEAIGG